A genomic window from Streptomyces sp. NBC_00234 includes:
- a CDS encoding MFS transporter codes for MYLAAGRSRPPDDPAPARNPSDGPRPARTSSPARPAGRRRLAGTVVALGAVSLVTDISSEMVTAVLPLYLVLGLGLSPLQFGFLDGLYNGVTAFVRLAGGHVADRWQRHRLVAGSGYALSTVCKLGLLLAGSSTPALSTALAADRVGKGVRTAPRDALISLSCDERDLGRAFGVHRAMDTTGALLGPLVAFAVLWVTVDAYDAVFVVSFCFGLLGVLIMVAFVPGRTAAPVRASGTVPATLGETLRLFRVAAFRRILAAATLLGMAGVGDGFLYLVLQKRLGLDVEYFPLLPLGSAAVYLLLAVPFGRFADRTGRRVPYLLGHVALLAVYVALFSPVAGWPLTVLVLVLHGAFYAATDGVLMALGGPVVPADRRAGGLALLQTGQGLGRLVASVLFGAVWTVGGMDTALVVAATALAAVLLVARVLLPSAPSPAEPTPTTVPEP; via the coding sequence ATGTACCTCGCCGCCGGCCGAAGCCGTCCACCGGACGACCCCGCGCCCGCCAGGAACCCATCGGACGGCCCGCGCCCCGCCCGGACCTCCTCACCCGCTCGGCCCGCCGGCCGGAGGCGCCTCGCCGGTACGGTCGTCGCGCTCGGCGCGGTCAGCCTCGTCACCGACATCTCGTCCGAGATGGTCACCGCCGTGCTCCCGCTGTACCTCGTCCTGGGACTGGGACTCAGCCCTCTCCAGTTCGGTTTCCTCGACGGTCTGTACAACGGCGTCACGGCGTTCGTGCGGCTGGCCGGCGGGCACGTGGCCGACCGCTGGCAGCGGCACCGGCTCGTCGCCGGGTCCGGCTACGCCCTCTCCACCGTCTGCAAGCTCGGCCTGCTGCTGGCGGGCAGTTCCACCCCCGCCCTGTCCACGGCCCTGGCGGCCGACCGGGTCGGCAAGGGGGTGCGCACGGCGCCGCGCGACGCCCTGATCTCGTTGAGCTGCGACGAGCGGGACCTCGGCCGCGCCTTCGGTGTGCACCGGGCGATGGACACCACGGGTGCCCTGCTCGGACCGCTCGTCGCCTTCGCCGTCCTGTGGGTGACCGTCGACGCCTACGACGCCGTCTTCGTCGTCAGCTTCTGCTTCGGGCTGCTCGGTGTGCTGATCATGGTCGCGTTCGTCCCCGGCCGCACGGCCGCGCCGGTCCGGGCCTCCGGCACGGTCCCGGCGACGCTCGGGGAGACCCTGCGGCTGTTCCGGGTCGCCGCGTTCCGCCGGATCCTCGCCGCGGCCACGCTGCTCGGCATGGCCGGCGTGGGCGACGGATTCCTCTATCTGGTGCTGCAGAAGCGGCTGGGACTCGACGTGGAGTACTTCCCCCTGCTGCCGCTCGGCAGCGCCGCCGTCTACCTCCTGCTCGCCGTGCCGTTCGGCCGGTTTGCCGACCGGACCGGCCGCCGCGTCCCGTACCTGCTGGGGCATGTCGCGCTGCTCGCGGTGTACGTGGCGCTGTTCTCACCGGTGGCGGGATGGCCGCTCACCGTGCTGGTGCTCGTTCTGCACGGCGCGTTCTACGCGGCGACGGACGGAGTCCTGATGGCCCTCGGCGGGCCCGTCGTGCCCGCCGACCGGCGCGCGGGCGGGTTGGCACTCCTGCAGACCGGACAGGGGCTGGGCCGGCTGGTGGCGTCCGTGCTGTTCGGCGCCGTCTGGACGGTGGGGGGCATGGACACCGCCCTCGTCGTGGCCGCCACGGCACTCGCCGCCGTCCTGCTCGTCGCCCGCGTCCTGCTGCCCAGCGCGCCCTCGCCCGCCGAACCCACCCCCACCACTGTCCCGGAGCCCTGA